The DNA region CGAGGCCGGTGAACTACTGATCGCCGGCATCGGATGCGCCCGCTACCTCGACCCCGCCAAGGACGCCGAGAAGTACAGCCCCCACCCCGCGATCGCCTCCGAACGCGTCTACCGCAGCGGTGACCTGGTCCGCAACGACCCCGAGGGCCTGATCTTCCTGGGCCGCGCCGACGACCAGGTCAAACTCGGCGGGCGCCGTATCGAACTCGGCGAGATCGACGCCGCCCTCCAGGCCCTGCCGCACGTCCGGGCGGCGGCCGCCGCGGTGCGCAAGACCCCCGCTGGCGCCGACCTGCTGGTCGGCTACCTGGTCCCCCAGCCCGGCACCACCCCCGACCTCGCCACCGCCCGCCAGCACCTCCTGCAACGCCTGCCCGCCCCCCTGGTGCCCGTCCTCGCCCTGGTCGACTCCCTGCCCACCAAAACCTCCGGCAAGGTCGACCGGCACGCCCTGCCCTGGCCACTGGCCACCACCGCCACCGCCCAGGCCCCGGCCGAGAACCTGAACGGCACCGCCGCCTGGCTCGCCGGCCAGTGGGAACGCCTGCTCGGCACCCCCTGCGGCAGGGGCGATGACTTCTTCGCCCTCGGCGGCTCCAGCCTCACCGCCGCCCGCCTGGTCTCCGAACTGCGCACCCGCCACAACGGCGTCTCCGTCGCCGACCTGTACGCCCACCCCGTACTCGGCGACCTCGCCGACTACCTCGACTCCCTCACCCCCACCACCCCCCAGGGCGCGGCCGCGCCAGGGCCACAGGCCACCGCGACCGCCCACCCCCGACGGCCGGTACGCCCCACCCCGCCAAGCGCCGCCCTGTGGCAGACCCTCATGCTGCTCGCCCTGTTCACCCTCGCCGGAGCGCGCTGGGTGATCGTCCTGATCGCCGTCGACAACCTGCTCGGCACCCACCTGTCCTGGGCCCCGCACACCTCCTGGTGGCCCGTCGCCGCCGGCGCGCTCGCCTTCTACAGCGTCCCCGGCCGCACCCTGCTCGCCGCCGCCGGCGCCCGCCTGCTCACCGCCGGCATCCGCCCCGGCAGCCACCCCCGCGGCGGCCACGTCCACCTGCGACTGTGGGCCGCCGAACGCTACACCGCCATGTTCGCCACCGCCTCCCTGTCCGGCACCCCCTGGGCCCCGCGCTACGCCCGGATGCTCGGCTGCCGCGTCGGCAAGGGCGTCCAGCTGCACACCGCGCCCCCGGTCACCGGACTGGCCCGCATCGGCGCCGGCGCCAGCCTCGAACCCGAGGCCGACATCGCCGGCTGGTGGCTCGACGGCGACACCCTCCAACTCGGGCGCATCGACGTCGGCGAAGGCGCCAGCATCGGCCACCGCGCCACCCTGATGCCCGGCGCCCGCATCGGCGCCGGCGCCCAGATCGCCCCCGGTTCCTGCGTCACCGGCACCGTCCCACCCGGCGAACACTGGCACGGCTCCCCGGCCCGCCCCGGCCCCGACACCCGCACCCTGTGGCCCACCCGAGCACCCCGCCCCTCGCGGATCTGGAACGCCGCCTACGGCGCCGCCTTCGTCCTCTTCGGCCTCGTCCCCCTCATCAGCGCCCTGCCCGCCCTGTCCATCCTCTACCCCCTGGTCGACAGCGACCGCACCCTCAGCGCCGCCGTGCTCCAACTGCTGCCACTGACCGTGCCACTGGCCGCCCTGACCCTCCTGTGCCACGCCGCACTGATAGCCCTGCTGATCCGCCTGTTCTCCCTGCCACTGCGCCCCGGCTTCCACCCCGCCACCGGAGGCGTCGCGTTCTGCGCCTGGGCCGTGGCCGGCCTGAGCGACACCGCCCGCCGCACCCTGTTCCCCCTCTACGCCAGCCTCTTCACCCCACTGTGGCTGCGCCTGCTCGGCGCGAGGATCGGCCGCCGCGTGGAGGCCTCCACCGTGCTCGCCCTGCCCACCCTGATGCGGGTCGACGACGGCGCCTTCCTCGCCGACGACACCCTCCTCGCCCCCTACGAGCTGCGCGGCGGCTGGCTGCACCTGGGCCGCGCCCACGTCGGACGCCGCTCCTTCGTCGGCAACTCCGGCATCGTTGGCCCCGGCCGCCAACTGCCCGACAACTGCCTGGTCGGCGTGCTCTCCGACGCCCCCGCCCACGCCCCCGAAGGCTCCTCCTGGCTGGGCCGGCCCGCCTTCGCCCTGCCCCGGGTGGCCGAAGGCGCCGGCGAGGCCCGCACCTACGACCCGCCCAAGCGCCTGATGTGGGCACGCGCCGGCGTCGAGGTCTGCCGGCTCGTGCCGGTCGTCATCGCCGCCCTGCTCGCCGACCTGGTCTTCGCCGCCCTGCAGGCGATCCGCGACCACTACGGTCTCGGCGCCGCCCTGGGCGGCGCCGGCCTGGTACTGGCCGGTGCCGCCATCGCCGCCTGCACCACCGCCACCCTCGCCAAATGGCTGCTGGTCGGACGCTTCCGGGTCGGCGAACACCCGCTGTGGTCCTCCTTCGTCTGGCGCAACGAGCTCTACGACACCTTCGTCGAGGAACTCGCCATGCCCTTCGGCGGCGGCGCCATGACCGGCACCCCCTACCTGAACCTGTGGCTGCGCAGCCTCGGCGCCAGGATCGGACGCGGCGTGTGGTGCGAGACCCACTGGCTGCCCGAGAGCGACCTGGTCACCGTCGAAGCGGGCGCCAGCGTCAACCGCGGCACCGTCCTGCAGACCCACCTGTTCCACGACCGCGTGATGCGCCTGGGCCCCGTCCACCTGGGCACCGGCTCCACCACCGGCCCGCACTCGATCGTGCTGCTCAACTCCTCCCTCGGCGACAACACCACGGTGGGCCCGGCCTCCCTGGTCATGCGCGGCGAGAACGTCCCCCACGCCACCCGCTGGCTCGGCAACCCCGTCGCCGCCTGGAACGCCGACCCCACCCCGCCCCCCGGCCGCCGCGCCGCCCGCGCACGACGCCGCGCCACCGCGACGTAGCCCACCGCCGCCGGGCGATGAGTCCGCGGTCGTGGCGTAGCCCGCCGCCGGGCGATGAGTCCGCGGTCGTGGCGTCGCCCGCCGCCGCCGGGCGATGAGTCCGCGGTGCGGTCACGGTCCGAACCCGTGACCGCACCGCGTTCTCGCTTCACCCGCACTCGGGAGGACACCGGACATGACCACGGCACCCGTGAAGGGCCCCGCCTCGTACTTCCCCTCCGTCCCTGATCTTCGGAGGGCCTCCCCGGCTTCAGCCGGGGAGGGAATCCGCTCCTGAGCCCCGGCGGCGCGCCGCGCCGCCGCTTCACTGCGCAGCAGGACGGTTGCTCGTGCCTTCTGCCAGTGGGATGCGGCATGTTGGCCGTCAACGTTCTACGGGCCGGGCTGGCCCGTCGCGACGCCCGGCAGGGATGGCGAGAAGCCCCCGGCTTCAGCCGGGGGAGGGGGTCACCGAGGAATGGAAGGACCTCAACCTCATCCGCACCTGCCCGCTCACCAAGCACAGCGAACTCGTCACCTGGCTCAAGACCACCCACGGCCACGGCCACGCCAACGCCCTTGTCGCCCACGCCCTCGCCGAGCGGGCCTGAGTCCTCACCGCCGCCCCGGGCGCACCGCACCCGGATGCAGGAGCGGGCCCTGCCGCAGAGGCTCGGCGAGCGCTACCGCGCCGATGCCCGCGGCCGCGAACGCCTGCTGCCGGGCATCCGGCGCACAGGGGCCGGGGCCGCCACCGGCACGATCGGGAAGGCGGCCACCCCGGCCCCGGTCCGTTCCCGTACGGGCGGGGCATCGACCGCGGATGCCCGTACGGCTGCGGTCGGCACCCATGAGACGACTTCAACAGCGCTTGAAGTCAAGCCCGCCGCCCGCCCCCGGCAGGAAGGCCGCCGCCCGCCCCCCGGCAGGAAGCCCCCGGCAGGTAGAACGACACCCGCGCCAGGTAGCCTCGCTCCCGGCGGGGGCCACCAGGGCGAACGGACAGGGGCGGACGCAATGACGCAGCAGCAGCGCGGCTACTGGCGGGAGGCGGACGGCTCGGCCGTCGCCGTCAGCCAGGCGCACATCGTGTGGACCAGGGCGGCCTACCCGGCCCTGGAGGACGTGGCACGCCGCTACCACGCGGTGATCACCTACGCCGAGCTGGCCGAGGCCGTCCAGCAGGCCTCTGGGGTGCGCACCAGCGTCAACCAGCGGCACTGGATCGGCAAGGTGCTGGCCCTGGTGGTGCGCGAGGCCCACCGGCGCGGCGACCCGCCGCTGACCGCCCTGGTGGTGCACGCCACCGACGGCATGGTCGGGGCCGGCTACCAGGACGTGCTGGCGGTGGCCGGGCAGCCGCCGATCGCGGACGAGATGGACCGCGAACAGCACGCCGCCGCCGCCCGGCTGGCCTGCTACCGGCACTTCGGCGCCGACCTGCCCGCCGATGGCGGCACCCCGGCGCTGGCCCCGCGCCTGAAGAGCGCCCAGACCCGCAAGAGTGCCCAGGCCCGCAAGACCGCCGCCGCCGCGCCCGCCCCGCGCCCGCCCGCGATCTGCCCGAACTGCTTCCTCGAGCTGCCGGCGACCCGGGTGTGCGACTCCTGCGGGGCCACCATCGCGCCCTGAACGGCCGCGCTCACACGGCGGCCGGCAGCCGGCCCGGCATCCGCCGGCCCTCGGCCGGCCGGGAGGGGGACAGGCGCCGGCCCTGGCCGAAGAACTCGCAGAACTTCTTGACATCCTCCTGCGGCTGGAGCCGGAGGGTTCCAACCCTCGCGGGTCGGGCTTTCTGCTTCACGGCCGGTTGCCGACCCGGGGTTGCCGGCGAAGGGACGGGGCGCCGCCCATCGGTCTTACGCCAGCTCCACAGACCTGACTTCCCGCCGGCCCGGCGGTAGACCGGGCCGGCGTGGTCCTCGCCGATCGGGCCCCAGGAATGCCACCACCCGTGCCGAAGCGGCTACGGGCGGATACCGGGCGACGGTCCGCCTTGACGGCGAATCGTCGTCACCTGTCCTGCGGAACTGTTGCCCAGGCCCAGCAGACACGAGCGGCCCGGCCACCAGGCCGAGGACATCGGGCGCCAGATCGGCGCCGCCGTCCTCGTTGCGCGAGCCGATCAGCACCACCGGGGTGCCGAAGCACAGAACCTCGAGATCGGTGACCTTGTGCA from Kitasatospora cathayae includes:
- a CDS encoding Pls/PosA family non-ribosomal peptide synthetase; its protein translation is MDARHDTAGPGTLHRPHPGQAAGWPVAQPAHPRSLLDVIAATAGAYPHAPALDTGDTVWDYRTLMREVEAFAGVLAGHGIGCGDRVGVRIPSGTADLYVAILAVLRCGAAYVPVDADDPDERAEMIWQDALVCAVVGAERRLFAGPLARPSGRPAWPGPDDDAWVIFTSGTTGRPKGVAVTHRSAAAFVDAEARLFLRTRPLGPGDRVLAGLSVAFDASCEEMWLAWRHGACLVPAPRSLVKAGTDLGPWLVERRITAISTVPTLLALWPQECLDQVRLIIVGGEACPAELVERLAVPGREFWNTYGPTETTVVATAARMLPGQPVRIGAPLDGWEIAVVDQAGNPVPWYEAGELLIAGIGCARYLDPAKDAEKYSPHPAIASERVYRSGDLVRNDPEGLIFLGRADDQVKLGGRRIELGEIDAALQALPHVRAAAAAVRKTPAGADLLVGYLVPQPGTTPDLATARQHLLQRLPAPLVPVLALVDSLPTKTSGKVDRHALPWPLATTATAQAPAENLNGTAAWLAGQWERLLGTPCGRGDDFFALGGSSLTAARLVSELRTRHNGVSVADLYAHPVLGDLADYLDSLTPTTPQGAAAPGPQATATAHPRRPVRPTPPSAALWQTLMLLALFTLAGARWVIVLIAVDNLLGTHLSWAPHTSWWPVAAGALAFYSVPGRTLLAAAGARLLTAGIRPGSHPRGGHVHLRLWAAERYTAMFATASLSGTPWAPRYARMLGCRVGKGVQLHTAPPVTGLARIGAGASLEPEADIAGWWLDGDTLQLGRIDVGEGASIGHRATLMPGARIGAGAQIAPGSCVTGTVPPGEHWHGSPARPGPDTRTLWPTRAPRPSRIWNAAYGAAFVLFGLVPLISALPALSILYPLVDSDRTLSAAVLQLLPLTVPLAALTLLCHAALIALLIRLFSLPLRPGFHPATGGVAFCAWAVAGLSDTARRTLFPLYASLFTPLWLRLLGARIGRRVEASTVLALPTLMRVDDGAFLADDTLLAPYELRGGWLHLGRAHVGRRSFVGNSGIVGPGRQLPDNCLVGVLSDAPAHAPEGSSWLGRPAFALPRVAEGAGEARTYDPPKRLMWARAGVEVCRLVPVVIAALLADLVFAALQAIRDHYGLGAALGGAGLVLAGAAIAACTTATLAKWLLVGRFRVGEHPLWSSFVWRNELYDTFVEELAMPFGGGAMTGTPYLNLWLRSLGARIGRGVWCETHWLPESDLVTVEAGASVNRGTVLQTHLFHDRVMRLGPVHLGTGSTTGPHSIVLLNSSLGDNTTVGPASLVMRGENVPHATRWLGNPVAAWNADPTPPPGRRAARARRRATAT
- a CDS encoding DUF4287 domain-containing protein, whose translation is MARSPRLQPGEGVTEEWKDLNLIRTCPLTKHSELVTWLKTTHGHGHANALVAHALAERA